A single genomic interval of Aureliella helgolandensis harbors:
- a CDS encoding efflux RND transporter permease subunit — translation MVGTASHRDQPHWLRDLLTYLTERIQEVLSGTSASIVVRVFGPDLDQLRETAVQIESVIKPIAGVATLKVEPQVLVPQIEIDLKVEAASQFGLTPGLLMQSVTTLVNGVQVGEMYRDQAIFPVMVRGKDSLRTDWATLGNLMVDTPSGAQVPLKSVASLTIVPAPNVIQREGASRRLDVTCNVEGRDLASVATDIEAAVRSSVNFAPGYHPEFLGEYTEAKASRQRLWLLSLDSILAITILLYIDFENWRLVLLILLALPIAIASGLLGVFAGGGIISLGSLVGFVTVLGIAARLTLSLKR, via the coding sequence TTGGTTGGTACGGCGTCGCATCGCGATCAGCCTCATTGGCTTCGCGACCTACTAACCTATCTGACAGAACGCATCCAAGAAGTACTCAGTGGAACAAGTGCTTCGATCGTCGTTCGCGTCTTCGGGCCTGATTTGGACCAACTGCGTGAGACGGCCGTTCAAATCGAGTCGGTCATCAAACCCATAGCCGGAGTGGCTACCTTAAAGGTCGAACCTCAAGTCTTGGTACCTCAAATCGAGATTGATTTGAAAGTAGAGGCCGCGTCACAGTTTGGACTGACGCCAGGGTTGCTGATGCAGAGTGTCACGACTCTGGTCAATGGGGTGCAAGTTGGTGAAATGTACCGCGATCAAGCGATTTTCCCAGTCATGGTTCGTGGCAAGGATAGCCTTCGAACCGATTGGGCCACACTTGGTAACCTGATGGTCGACACACCTTCGGGAGCTCAGGTTCCGCTCAAGAGCGTTGCCTCGCTAACCATCGTACCAGCCCCCAACGTTATTCAGCGTGAAGGAGCCTCACGCCGACTCGATGTGACCTGTAATGTCGAAGGTCGTGACTTGGCGTCGGTAGCTACTGATATCGAAGCTGCTGTTCGTAGCAGCGTCAATTTTGCGCCTGGTTACCATCCCGAGTTTCTGGGGGAGTACACTGAAGCCAAGGCATCACGCCAACGACTATGGCTGTTGTCGCTTGATTCTATTCTCGCGATTACGATCCTACTCTACATCGACTTCGAAAATTGGCGTTTGGTGCTGCTTATTTTACTCGCACTTCCGATTGCCATTGCAAGTGGGCTGCTTGGTGTGTTTGCGGGGGGCGGCATTATTTCGCTGGGATCACTGGTCGGTTTCGTAACGGTGCTCGGAATCGCGGCTCGCCTCACTTTGTCGCTCAAACGGTAG
- a CDS encoding DUF1592 domain-containing protein: MHDRCNNSWKPFWPSAYPPNFASDRTDSAAMGYFAILCALFFCVISCAVGGHAMGQSQQAAFEERIQPTLNQACVHCHGPDVEEGNLRIDTLNPDLVQGADVKWWLEVLAVLNNGEMPPPDESELTDDDRSQVVQWLARELQRASSLRRATEGHSSFRRMTRYEYNYALQDILGLPRDFAKDLPPEAHSADGFQNSSEMLHMSVMQFDTYRQIARQALARATVLPAPAQGALGEGPAVLYWGISMEDAARREWRQQEKKLAEVRKEFKEDPAQLEVELERLTASFKSSHNKPYYRELSTGRTALATWAYQGAKYAFEPSASPAVMPTAFDHVAVIPDGRNQKLIVELGDQVPDQGIMRVRVRASRTSKEGTRAPSLQLEFGWRASNEGRADVRVSTADIPVRATPDSPEVYQWDVPLGDIYPRNSVRKISQMGEIPSPSEYIRLVNSTASQGDLQIDYVEVIAPFYEQWPPPSHSQIFIDSENRENEAAYAREVLAAFMPRAWRRRITQADIDQKIRLFEGMREECASFEEAMVEVLASVLSSPHFLYVVQEETPSEIEQRKAETAGDPELVSQTELATRLSMFLWSSVPDTQLLELAFDGQLSDAEVLAGQVDRMLADPRSQRFAKHFVRQWLDMQLLDFLSVDSKTSRLDPQLKEAMQLEPIVFFQEVLRNNESVLNFIHTDYAMLNERLAQHYGLSDVYGNHFRRVNFEPSARRGGLLTQAGLLAMNSDGVDSHPLKRGVWLLESLLNDPPPPPPPAVPEIDLADPEIAKLSLKERIEDHRNHAACMSCHAKIDPWGIAFENYDALGRWRDDIDGQPVDASSLLFNKQELDGMDGLKRFLLEHRRDQFVRALVYKLATYALGRPLTFSDYARIDQVTSDAREEGEGLATMIQLLVASDLFRSR; the protein is encoded by the coding sequence ATGCACGATCGCTGCAACAACAGCTGGAAACCGTTCTGGCCAAGTGCATACCCACCGAATTTTGCCAGTGATCGCACGGATTCGGCAGCGATGGGATATTTCGCTATCCTCTGTGCACTTTTCTTCTGTGTGATTTCTTGCGCAGTGGGAGGCCATGCAATGGGGCAAAGCCAGCAGGCAGCGTTCGAGGAACGCATCCAGCCGACTCTCAATCAAGCTTGCGTGCACTGTCACGGACCGGATGTCGAGGAAGGCAATCTTCGGATCGACACATTAAATCCCGATCTCGTGCAAGGTGCTGATGTTAAGTGGTGGTTGGAAGTTCTCGCAGTGCTCAATAACGGTGAGATGCCACCTCCCGACGAGTCCGAATTGACTGATGACGATCGAAGTCAAGTCGTGCAATGGCTAGCTAGAGAACTACAGCGCGCTTCCAGCCTTCGGCGAGCCACTGAAGGCCATTCGTCCTTCCGCCGCATGACCCGGTATGAATACAACTACGCTTTGCAGGATATCCTGGGGCTTCCTCGGGACTTCGCCAAGGATCTCCCGCCGGAAGCGCATTCTGCGGATGGATTTCAGAATAGCTCTGAAATGTTGCACATGTCCGTGATGCAATTTGACACCTATCGCCAAATTGCTCGGCAGGCACTCGCACGCGCGACGGTTCTACCCGCCCCTGCTCAGGGAGCATTAGGCGAAGGCCCTGCCGTGCTGTACTGGGGCATCTCAATGGAGGATGCCGCCCGTAGAGAGTGGCGACAGCAAGAAAAAAAACTTGCCGAAGTCCGAAAGGAATTTAAAGAGGATCCAGCCCAGCTCGAAGTGGAATTGGAGCGATTGACCGCAAGCTTCAAGTCATCGCACAATAAACCCTATTATCGAGAATTGTCGACAGGTAGAACTGCGTTAGCGACCTGGGCATACCAGGGGGCCAAGTATGCATTTGAGCCATCCGCATCACCTGCAGTGATGCCAACAGCCTTTGATCATGTCGCCGTGATCCCCGATGGTCGAAATCAGAAATTGATCGTCGAGCTGGGGGATCAAGTTCCGGATCAAGGAATTATGCGAGTTCGTGTCAGGGCTTCACGAACTTCCAAGGAGGGAACGCGAGCTCCAAGTTTGCAGCTTGAATTTGGCTGGAGGGCGAGCAATGAGGGCCGTGCGGACGTCCGAGTCAGTACCGCGGACATCCCAGTGCGAGCTACTCCCGATAGCCCCGAGGTCTATCAATGGGACGTTCCGCTCGGGGATATTTACCCGCGAAACTCAGTGCGCAAAATTTCGCAGATGGGGGAGATCCCCAGTCCGTCGGAGTACATCCGCTTAGTTAACAGCACCGCCTCGCAGGGGGATCTGCAAATTGACTATGTGGAAGTCATCGCTCCCTTCTACGAGCAGTGGCCACCACCGTCCCACAGTCAGATATTTATTGACAGTGAGAATCGCGAGAATGAAGCGGCCTATGCCCGCGAAGTCCTAGCTGCCTTTATGCCGCGTGCATGGCGCAGAAGGATTACTCAAGCAGACATCGATCAGAAAATCAGACTCTTTGAGGGGATGCGTGAAGAGTGCGCCAGTTTTGAAGAAGCGATGGTGGAAGTCTTGGCATCGGTCCTCTCATCCCCCCATTTCCTTTACGTTGTCCAGGAGGAAACTCCCTCGGAAATCGAGCAACGCAAGGCCGAGACAGCGGGGGATCCGGAACTCGTTTCCCAGACGGAACTTGCCACTCGACTATCGATGTTTTTGTGGAGCAGTGTGCCCGATACACAGCTCTTAGAACTGGCGTTCGACGGGCAATTGAGCGACGCAGAGGTTCTGGCTGGGCAAGTCGATCGCATGTTGGCAGATCCACGGTCCCAGCGATTTGCCAAGCATTTTGTGCGGCAGTGGCTCGACATGCAATTGCTGGACTTTCTGAGCGTGGATTCGAAGACATCGCGTTTGGATCCACAATTGAAAGAGGCTATGCAACTCGAGCCCATTGTGTTTTTCCAAGAGGTGTTGCGAAACAACGAATCGGTGCTGAATTTCATTCATACCGACTATGCGATGCTAAACGAGCGCTTGGCACAGCACTATGGTCTGTCGGACGTCTATGGAAATCATTTTCGCCGCGTCAACTTTGAGCCTAGCGCGAGGCGGGGTGGCTTGTTGACCCAAGCTGGTTTGCTGGCGATGAATTCTGATGGAGTTGACTCGCATCCGCTGAAACGAGGTGTCTGGTTGCTGGAGTCTCTCCTCAACGATCCCCCTCCCCCGCCGCCACCGGCCGTACCGGAAATCGATTTAGCAGATCCGGAAATCGCTAAACTGAGCCTCAAAGAGCGCATTGAAGATCACCGCAACCATGCCGCTTGTATGTCTTGCCACGCGAAGATTGATCCGTGGGGAATCGCATTTGAGAATTATGATGCCCTTGGGCGTTGGCGCGACGATATCGATGGTCAGCCAGTGGATGCATCCAGTCTACTGTTCAACAAGCAAGAGCTGGATGGCATGGATGGCCTTAAGCGGTTCCTACTGGAGCATCGCCGCGATCAGTTTGTCCGTGCGCTGGTCTACAAGCTAGCGACCTATGCCCTTGGTCGCCCGCTAACCTTTAGTGACTATGCTAGGATCGACCAAGTCACCTCGGACGCGCGTGAAGAGGGAGAGGGATTGGCTACAATGATTCAGTTGTTGGTTGCCAGTGACCTGTTCCGATCAAGATAA
- a CDS encoding EcsC family protein: MSKVINVRLPDVAREELAEAKRVLEHHGIADRLTEMLGAPVTASLKLLPDVAEKAVYRAIDKSLTVALDVALRTLGNDSIRTGKPRLLTHKLLAGLSGAAGGMFGGATIAAELPVSTVLILRSVADIARSEGEDLSEVETRLACLEVFALDSGNQSRVDDDTELGYFAVRAAMAKQIRDASQYVVKYGLSNPSAPPLVKLVAKIGERFGLVVSEKLAAQAIPVIGALGGALINSYFIDHYQDIARAHFTIRRLERTHGQALVQATYEEME; the protein is encoded by the coding sequence ATGTCCAAAGTAATTAACGTGAGACTTCCCGATGTCGCCCGCGAAGAGCTGGCGGAGGCGAAGCGGGTGCTGGAGCACCACGGAATTGCAGATCGGTTGACTGAGATGCTGGGCGCTCCTGTCACGGCTTCGCTCAAACTGTTGCCTGACGTTGCGGAAAAGGCCGTCTATCGGGCGATCGATAAATCGCTGACGGTAGCGTTGGACGTTGCATTACGGACTCTGGGCAACGACTCGATACGAACTGGCAAGCCCCGATTGTTGACTCACAAGCTACTGGCCGGCTTGTCGGGGGCCGCAGGGGGGATGTTCGGTGGGGCGACCATTGCCGCAGAATTGCCCGTTTCGACGGTTTTGATCTTACGGAGTGTGGCAGACATCGCTCGCAGTGAGGGGGAAGATTTGAGTGAGGTCGAAACTCGCTTGGCCTGTCTGGAGGTTTTTGCACTGGATTCCGGGAATCAGTCCCGTGTGGACGATGACACCGAACTCGGGTACTTTGCGGTTCGCGCAGCCATGGCCAAACAGATTCGCGATGCGTCGCAGTACGTCGTGAAGTACGGATTGTCGAACCCGTCCGCGCCTCCACTGGTTAAGCTGGTGGCAAAAATTGGCGAACGTTTCGGGTTGGTGGTCAGCGAGAAGCTGGCGGCACAAGCCATTCCTGTGATTGGTGCTCTCGGAGGTGCTCTGATCAATAGCTATTTTATTGATCACTATCAAGATATTGCGCGAGCCCACTTCACCATCCGACGGTTGGAACGCACGCACGGTCAAGCCCTGGTACAAGCTACGTATGAGGAAATGGAGTGA
- a CDS encoding diadenylate cyclase: MNAFASRVVEQIRLSDLLDIGIIALLLYVTFVWLRARASRSLGLIAVGLAGVFLLARWLDLYLTSMVFHYGAMGILLALVVVFQHDIRHGFERLTTSRWFPGPSPYPPSQNLSDTLGETIREMAQKQMGALIILPGREPLDRHLHGGVAVDATLSYPLLLSIFHSQSPGHDGAVLIEQGRIARLGIHLPLSADLSRIRSGGTRHAAALGLAECCDATVWVVSEERGTVSIAHDGELSILEPSAIGPRLRDYFGQQDGVQSRRNGNWHKGMVTKLAAVACAFSLWILFAYQADTVQRTFVVPIEYRNLPEGWEIVEPKSIFAEVTLSGSDPKFTLLRPEEMMISLEVGEIRGRSMLRWETQSNLKNLPSELSVEQIAPPAVAVTVRKKLAPKSAVGPASP; the protein is encoded by the coding sequence ATGAACGCTTTTGCTAGTCGCGTCGTGGAACAGATTCGCCTCTCAGACCTGCTGGACATTGGCATAATTGCGTTGCTGCTCTACGTAACGTTCGTCTGGTTGCGCGCCCGCGCCTCTCGCTCACTGGGGCTCATTGCCGTAGGCTTAGCGGGTGTATTTTTGCTCGCTCGTTGGCTGGACCTGTACCTTACCTCTATGGTGTTCCACTATGGCGCGATGGGTATCCTGCTAGCGCTGGTCGTCGTATTCCAGCACGACATTCGACATGGTTTCGAGCGACTTACGACTTCCCGATGGTTTCCTGGGCCGTCGCCCTATCCGCCGTCCCAAAATTTGAGCGACACCTTAGGTGAAACGATTCGGGAGATGGCACAAAAGCAGATGGGAGCGTTGATCATACTCCCTGGGCGCGAACCACTCGATCGGCACTTGCATGGTGGTGTGGCAGTAGACGCCACCCTCAGTTATCCACTGTTATTGAGCATATTCCACTCGCAATCTCCGGGACATGATGGTGCGGTGTTGATAGAGCAAGGCCGCATTGCCAGGCTGGGAATCCATCTTCCACTGAGCGCGGACCTTTCAAGGATTCGTAGTGGAGGCACGCGTCACGCCGCAGCGCTCGGATTGGCGGAGTGTTGTGATGCCACGGTGTGGGTCGTATCCGAAGAGCGTGGGACCGTTAGCATTGCCCACGACGGAGAGCTATCCATCCTGGAGCCCAGTGCCATCGGCCCCAGGTTGCGAGACTATTTCGGACAACAGGATGGCGTGCAAAGCCGGCGAAATGGCAATTGGCATAAGGGCATGGTAACGAAGCTAGCGGCTGTTGCCTGCGCATTCTCACTCTGGATTCTGTTCGCCTACCAAGCGGACACCGTGCAACGAACTTTCGTGGTGCCCATTGAATACCGCAACCTTCCGGAAGGGTGGGAGATCGTTGAACCCAAATCGATTTTTGCGGAGGTCACCCTGTCTGGTTCGGATCCCAAGTTCACTCTACTTCGACCAGAGGAAATGATGATCTCTTTGGAGGTTGGCGAGATTCGAGGGAGGAGCATGCTGCGTTGGGAGACACAGTCGAACCTAAAGAATCTACCATCAGAATTGTCCGTCGAGCAGATTGCCCCTCCCGCCGTCGCAGTCACGGTACGCAAGAAACTCGCTCCCAAGTCTGCAGTTGGCCCAGCGTCCCCTTGA
- a CDS encoding PP2C family protein-serine/threonine phosphatase: MAATLLKAFVSEAAKRNASPAAIITEVNQRYCEYVMMGHFVTMTLIVIDTHGKRLVYANAGHELPFWQHGSKPPTRMAIGDLVLGVDESTVYNEETAELGEHARVVIVSDGVTEAFDPDEAQYGTH; the protein is encoded by the coding sequence ATGGCAGCGACGTTGTTGAAAGCGTTCGTGTCTGAAGCTGCGAAGCGGAATGCCAGTCCTGCGGCAATTATTACGGAAGTCAATCAACGCTATTGCGAATACGTGATGATGGGCCATTTTGTAACCATGACGCTGATTGTGATCGATACTCACGGAAAGAGATTGGTGTATGCCAATGCGGGTCACGAGTTGCCCTTTTGGCAGCACGGTTCCAAGCCGCCTACGCGGATGGCGATTGGCGATTTAGTACTTGGGGTGGACGAGAGCACTGTCTACAACGAAGAGACCGCTGAACTGGGAGAACACGCGCGGGTCGTCATTGTTAGCGATGGTGTGACCGAGGCGTTCGATCCCGACGAAGCCCAGTACGGAACGCATTAA
- a CDS encoding DUF1552 domain-containing protein, with protein sequence MTLNLNSLDRRRFLRGTGVALALPLFESTQPALALGSVDTAPPKRLACFYFPDGVPMPLAEDPAYADWSWFPHGAGKEFSFTKCTEPFEPLRKDLTVLSGFSHPAARRVHGHSNADQFLTAATTGSDGPYQNTISLDQVFAEHVGDQTRFSSLVMSTDGGTGTPRGTHTLSFNRNGRAIPAEHRPKRVFDMLFVKSDEDAARRLALSANALDDLLEDAKSLRLRLSSQDQSSLDEYLDSVREAELKVEKAKRWIHLPLPTVEVDHLNLDLTPDDPRLYLQTMFELIYLAFKTDSTRVATYQIGRENGVGISDHLARAVGLNLAHQLSHETKQPGGWKNFAIYCQFLNEEFARFAKKLKQTPEPARTGSMLDNTLLLFGSASSAFHLSRNYPIVLAGGKNMGFKHGQYLNFAGANPQGGAWDGGREPWQKEIAHEDQPLGNVFVTMLQQLGVPIDKFADSAAPVAQLL encoded by the coding sequence TTGACCCTAAACCTGAATTCGCTTGATCGCCGTAGATTCCTGCGAGGTACAGGCGTTGCGCTGGCGCTTCCGTTGTTCGAGTCCACCCAACCGGCTCTGGCCCTGGGCTCTGTTGATACTGCACCTCCCAAGCGTCTGGCTTGCTTCTATTTTCCGGATGGCGTACCCATGCCGCTGGCGGAAGATCCAGCCTACGCCGACTGGTCCTGGTTCCCCCATGGAGCTGGTAAGGAATTCAGCTTCACGAAATGCACTGAGCCGTTTGAGCCACTGCGAAAGGATCTAACGGTTCTGTCCGGTTTTTCACATCCTGCGGCGCGCAGAGTCCATGGGCATTCAAATGCCGATCAGTTCTTGACCGCAGCCACCACCGGTTCGGATGGACCGTACCAAAATACGATCTCACTGGATCAAGTGTTTGCGGAACACGTTGGAGATCAGACTCGGTTTTCATCCCTGGTGATGTCCACAGATGGTGGAACTGGCACGCCGCGTGGGACGCACACGTTGTCCTTTAACCGCAATGGTCGCGCCATTCCTGCCGAACATCGCCCCAAACGTGTCTTCGACATGTTGTTCGTCAAGTCGGACGAAGACGCGGCCCGAAGATTGGCGCTCAGTGCCAATGCCTTGGACGATCTACTGGAAGATGCGAAGTCCTTGCGGCTGAGGCTCTCTTCCCAAGATCAGAGTAGCTTGGATGAGTACCTCGATTCTGTCCGAGAGGCTGAGTTGAAAGTGGAGAAGGCCAAACGCTGGATCCACCTACCGCTTCCGACCGTGGAGGTGGATCATCTCAATCTCGACCTGACCCCTGACGATCCACGACTCTATCTTCAAACGATGTTCGAATTGATCTATTTGGCTTTCAAGACCGATTCCACTCGAGTAGCCACCTACCAGATTGGTCGAGAGAATGGGGTTGGGATCAGTGACCATCTGGCGCGAGCGGTGGGACTGAATCTAGCGCACCAACTTTCGCATGAAACGAAACAACCGGGTGGCTGGAAGAATTTTGCCATCTACTGCCAATTCCTAAATGAAGAATTCGCACGCTTTGCAAAGAAGCTTAAGCAGACTCCAGAACCGGCTCGAACCGGTTCGATGCTGGATAACACGCTGCTCCTGTTCGGTTCAGCGTCGAGCGCATTTCACCTTTCTCGAAATTATCCTATCGTCCTGGCAGGTGGAAAAAATATGGGATTCAAGCATGGCCAGTACCTCAATTTTGCGGGAGCCAACCCTCAGGGAGGTGCGTGGGATGGCGGGAGAGAACCGTGGCAAAAGGAGATCGCCCACGAGGATCAGCCGCTAGGAAACGTGTTCGTGACCATGCTGCAACAGCTGGGCGTCCCCATCGACAAATTCGCCGATAGCGCTGCGCCTGTTGCACAATTGCTGTAG
- a CDS encoding SDR family NAD(P)-dependent oxidoreductase: MSQTTLVTGASSGIGKELAIQFAKHGDNVVLVARSEDKLNDLAEQIRRDYEVVATVICSDLGTTDGVDRLCNQLKDQSIVIDTLVNNAGFGALGKFAELSIDRQTNMLMVNVVALTRLTRALLPAMIERGQGGVLNVGSIAAYQAGPNMSVYYASKAYVLSFTEGLREELAGTGLHVTCLEPGATETGFGEDSGMGKLDMFSSSTMTAQAVAQAGYKGFHKNEDVVIPGWKNRLLVTSVGFLPRFATRKLVGKLQRVQSGE, translated from the coding sequence GCTGGCGATTCAGTTTGCTAAGCACGGCGACAATGTTGTGTTGGTAGCTCGAAGTGAAGACAAGCTGAACGACTTGGCTGAACAAATCCGCCGCGATTACGAGGTCGTTGCCACGGTCATCTGCAGCGACCTCGGCACGACGGATGGTGTGGATCGGTTGTGCAATCAGTTGAAAGACCAGAGCATTGTCATAGATACCCTGGTAAACAACGCAGGCTTCGGGGCCCTCGGCAAATTTGCGGAGCTCTCGATCGACCGTCAAACCAATATGCTCATGGTCAACGTGGTCGCACTGACACGTCTGACGCGAGCGCTACTACCCGCAATGATCGAACGAGGGCAGGGGGGCGTATTGAACGTGGGTTCCATCGCTGCGTACCAAGCTGGACCGAATATGTCGGTCTATTACGCGAGCAAAGCTTACGTGCTGTCGTTCACCGAAGGACTGCGAGAGGAGCTTGCCGGCACTGGCTTGCACGTGACTTGTCTAGAGCCGGGCGCCACGGAAACCGGTTTTGGCGAGGATTCGGGGATGGGTAAGCTCGACATGTTCTCATCGTCTACCATGACAGCCCAGGCTGTCGCTCAAGCGGGCTACAAGGGCTTCCACAAGAACGAAGATGTAGTCATCCCCGGCTGGAAGAATCGCTTGTTGGTAACTTCGGTTGGATTCCTTCCGCGGTTTGCCACTCGAAAGCTGGTTGGGAAACTCCAACGAGTTCAATCTGGCGAATGA
- a CDS encoding anti-sigma factor family protein has protein sequence MKCCDVLDQLSAYYDGELPVEVRDAIAQHLTMCEQCTEEHTGFATLSRAVKATSRPTVPPLIWAQIEAQISNVPTIDSAVSPPKQPAPRRTWGALRPLILAASILLLLGCGYWLWQPFGSSHAEHQHSVEFAATMDHYLRTLNDAPEKAEKFLLKKYQGEMVDPEGAIRLVGYRPAVAQGLPEDYTLASTSVLKMPCCTCVKTVCKRQDGSTLVLFEHNDEKTAWFGRRPMKMERCGDTDCCLVDLDSNIAATWKRGSRSVTIVGVRDKFEVSKLVTWLGDESDSG, from the coding sequence ATGAAATGTTGTGACGTTTTAGACCAACTCTCAGCCTACTATGACGGCGAACTGCCGGTAGAGGTACGAGACGCGATCGCCCAACATTTGACCATGTGTGAGCAGTGCACTGAAGAACATACAGGTTTTGCAACTCTTTCACGTGCAGTGAAAGCAACATCAAGACCTACAGTACCACCCCTGATTTGGGCTCAAATCGAGGCACAAATTTCCAATGTCCCAACGATTGATTCAGCGGTGAGCCCGCCCAAGCAGCCTGCCCCACGACGAACCTGGGGAGCCTTGCGTCCATTGATTCTGGCCGCTTCTATTCTGCTGCTCCTTGGCTGCGGATACTGGCTGTGGCAACCCTTTGGGAGCTCGCATGCTGAGCACCAGCATAGCGTTGAATTCGCTGCCACGATGGATCATTACCTGCGGACACTCAACGATGCTCCCGAGAAGGCTGAGAAATTTCTGTTGAAGAAATACCAAGGGGAGATGGTCGATCCAGAGGGAGCAATACGACTGGTGGGCTACCGGCCGGCAGTTGCCCAGGGCTTGCCCGAGGATTACACACTTGCATCTACGAGCGTCCTCAAGATGCCATGCTGCACCTGTGTCAAAACGGTCTGCAAGCGACAAGATGGCTCTACTCTGGTTCTGTTTGAACATAATGATGAGAAAACAGCATGGTTTGGCCGGCGTCCGATGAAGATGGAACGGTGCGGCGATACCGACTGTTGCTTAGTCGATCTTGACTCGAATATCGCAGCCACATGGAAGCGAGGTTCTCGGTCGGTAACCATTGTTGGAGTGCGTGACAAATTCGAAGTCAGCAAGCTGGTTACTTGGTTAGGGGATGAGAGCGATAGCGGATGA
- a CDS encoding sulfatase has protein sequence MQAAGEAVLSRPNVLFIAVDDLACTLGCYGDAVAQTPHMDRLAASGICFQRAYNQLPLCNPTRASVMTGLRPDQIKVYDLDRHFRDELPDVVTLSQSFQNAGYFAARVGKIYHYNVPASIGTDGFDDAPSWNRTVNPKGRDKSEEALVFNAEPHRKISGSLSWLAADGLDEEQTDGMIATEAIEILREKRAEPFFLGVGFFRPHTPYIAPKKYFEMYPLESLRLPYAPPDDRVDIPTAAFAHNCPVPDYGLDETTLLKATQAYYASVSFIDAQVGRLLDSLEELGLAENTIVLLWSDHGYHLGEHNGMWQKRSLFEQSARTPLIVRCPGQRPVGISRNVVELVDIYPTLTDLADIEGPSGLAGRSLRPLVEGNSTRWEGSAVTQVLRPADDRLPEQVMGCSIRTPRFRYTEWGEGKYGVELYDHQADPNEFDNLANEPDARSAAVIARLQPLLRSRASGRTPTVPVNPARL, from the coding sequence GTGCAAGCGGCAGGTGAAGCGGTCCTCAGTCGTCCGAACGTGCTCTTCATTGCAGTAGATGATCTGGCCTGTACGCTCGGATGCTACGGTGATGCCGTGGCGCAAACTCCCCACATGGACCGACTGGCTGCCAGCGGCATTTGCTTTCAACGCGCCTACAACCAACTGCCGCTGTGCAATCCGACCCGCGCGTCGGTAATGACTGGTCTGCGACCGGATCAAATTAAGGTCTACGACTTGGATCGCCATTTTCGTGACGAGCTTCCGGATGTGGTGACTTTGTCACAATCGTTTCAAAACGCAGGTTACTTTGCGGCGCGAGTCGGGAAAATCTATCACTACAATGTTCCTGCTTCCATAGGCACGGATGGATTTGATGACGCTCCATCATGGAATCGGACGGTTAATCCGAAAGGCCGAGATAAGAGCGAGGAAGCGTTGGTGTTCAATGCTGAGCCACACCGCAAAATAAGTGGTTCCCTCAGCTGGTTAGCTGCAGACGGACTTGACGAAGAGCAGACCGACGGAATGATCGCGACTGAGGCGATTGAGATTCTACGGGAAAAGAGAGCTGAACCGTTCTTCTTGGGCGTGGGCTTCTTTCGTCCCCACACTCCGTACATTGCGCCGAAGAAATATTTTGAGATGTATCCACTGGAGTCGTTGCGATTGCCATATGCTCCACCTGACGACCGAGTCGATATTCCGACGGCGGCGTTTGCTCACAATTGTCCCGTCCCCGACTACGGCCTCGATGAGACAACTTTGCTCAAGGCCACTCAAGCCTACTACGCATCCGTTTCATTCATTGATGCACAGGTTGGCCGTCTGCTCGATTCGCTCGAAGAACTCGGCTTGGCGGAAAACACCATCGTCTTGCTGTGGAGTGACCATGGGTATCATCTGGGGGAACATAACGGCATGTGGCAAAAGCGGTCGCTGTTTGAACAGAGCGCGCGGACTCCCTTGATCGTGCGTTGCCCGGGACAGAGGCCAGTTGGGATCAGCCGCAATGTTGTGGAATTGGTCGATATCTATCCAACCTTGACCGATCTCGCTGATATCGAAGGACCGTCGGGGCTAGCCGGACGCAGCCTACGCCCACTGGTTGAGGGGAATTCCACCAGATGGGAGGGATCGGCGGTGACTCAAGTGCTCCGCCCAGCCGACGATCGGCTACCGGAACAAGTCATGGGCTGCAGCATTCGTACTCCGCGATTTCGCTATACTGAATGGGGTGAGGGGAAATACGGAGTTGAGCTGTATGACCATCAGGCTGATCCCAATGAGTTTGACAATCTCGCGAACGAACCGGATGCGCGCTCCGCTGCGGTCATCGCGCGGCTACAACCCCTATTGCGTTCGCGTGCCTCCGGCCGGACGCCCACCGTCCCGGTAAATCCCGCCCGCCTATAA